The Streptomyces seoulensis genome contains a region encoding:
- a CDS encoding ROK family transcriptional regulator, with protein sequence MAGRNGRTVRDLRRGNRTAVLHRLYFDGPLSRFELGPATGLSSGSVSNVVADLIADGLVEEAGSVDSDGGRPRTLLRVAPHSGQMIGVDVGETRVRVELFDLALTELARAERPLTRPGYDVDDITGHIRDGVAEVLAVEGARPERLLGVGVGVPGIVEHTGDRGAVVHGQTIGWDAVPLERLLRSTSQLPESVPYFIDNGAKTLGQAEMWFGAGRGARNALVVLFGSGVGACLVTPEVEHGRAVEWGHLTVRVRGRRCRCGAPGCLEAYAGAESLLARWREEGGRPPEGTDEETALTAMLAAAYPAGGTEPDPVALAVLEETAEYLGAGLSDLINLFQPERILIGGWAGLQLGTRFLPAVRHHATTYALRHPADQVTIELGRLGPDAVTVGAAILPLADFFTRGGRRAEPAPEDRPPAWRAALDERAPR encoded by the coding sequence ATGGCGGGGCGGAACGGGCGCACGGTACGCGATCTGAGGCGGGGCAACCGCACTGCCGTGCTGCACAGGCTGTACTTCGACGGCCCGCTCAGCCGCTTCGAGCTGGGCCCGGCGACCGGACTCAGCTCCGGCTCGGTGAGCAACGTCGTCGCGGACCTGATCGCGGACGGACTCGTGGAGGAGGCCGGCAGCGTCGACTCCGACGGCGGCCGCCCCCGCACCCTCCTCCGCGTCGCCCCGCACAGCGGCCAGATGATCGGCGTGGACGTCGGCGAGACCCGCGTCCGGGTCGAGCTGTTCGACCTCGCCCTCACCGAACTCGCCCGCGCAGAGCGCCCGTTGACCCGGCCCGGCTACGACGTGGACGACATCACCGGCCACATCAGGGACGGCGTCGCCGAGGTGCTGGCCGTCGAGGGCGCGAGACCCGAACGGCTGCTCGGCGTCGGCGTGGGCGTGCCCGGCATCGTCGAGCACACCGGCGACCGGGGCGCCGTGGTGCACGGCCAGACCATCGGCTGGGACGCCGTCCCGCTGGAGCGGCTGCTCCGCTCGACCTCCCAGCTCCCCGAGAGCGTGCCGTACTTCATCGACAACGGCGCCAAGACGCTCGGCCAGGCCGAGATGTGGTTCGGTGCCGGGCGCGGCGCCCGCAACGCCCTGGTGGTGCTCTTCGGCTCCGGCGTCGGCGCCTGCCTGGTCACCCCCGAGGTGGAGCACGGCCGCGCCGTGGAGTGGGGGCATCTGACGGTACGGGTGCGCGGGCGCCGCTGCCGGTGCGGGGCGCCGGGCTGCCTGGAGGCGTACGCGGGCGCCGAGTCGCTGCTGGCCCGCTGGCGCGAGGAGGGCGGGCGCCCGCCCGAGGGCACCGACGAGGAGACCGCGCTCACCGCGATGCTCGCCGCCGCCTACCCGGCCGGGGGCACCGAGCCCGACCCGGTCGCACTCGCCGTGCTGGAGGAGACCGCCGAGTACCTGGGCGCCGGCCTCTCCGACCTGATCAACCTCTTCCAGCCCGAGCGCATCCTCATCGGTGGCTGGGCCGGGCTCCAGCTCGGCACCCGCTTCCTGCCCGCCGTACGCCACCACGCGACCACCTACGCGCTGCGGCATCCGGCGGACCAGGTCACCATCGAGCTCGGGCGGCTCGGCCCCGACGCGGTGACCGTCGGCGCGGCCATCCTGCCGCTGGCTGATTTCTTCACCCGGGGCGGCCGGCGTGCCGAACCGGCCCCCGAGGACCGGCCGCCCGCCTGGCGGGCCGCGCTGGACGAGCGCGCCCCGCGCTGA
- a CDS encoding DUF4235 domain-containing protein encodes MAKNKSKSRTPLVHKPVGFAISWAGGALAGLAFRKAWMVIRHEEEAPDPLDPDRGWGEILLAAAMQGAIFAVARSVVDRTRAKTVARSTGTWPHPGAAPAKR; translated from the coding sequence ATGGCGAAGAACAAGAGCAAGAGCAGGACGCCGCTGGTCCACAAGCCGGTCGGCTTCGCGATCAGCTGGGCCGGCGGTGCGCTGGCCGGGCTGGCGTTCCGGAAGGCGTGGATGGTGATCCGGCACGAGGAGGAGGCGCCCGACCCGCTGGACCCGGACCGCGGCTGGGGCGAGATCCTGCTGGCGGCGGCGATGCAGGGCGCGATCTTCGCGGTGGCCCGCAGCGTGGTGGACCGCACCCGCGCCAAGACGGTCGCACGCTCCACGGGCACCTGGCCGCACCCCGGCGCGGCCCCGGCCAAGCGCTGA
- a CDS encoding PHP domain-containing protein — protein MEPVAALDRIAFLLERSLAPTYRVRAFRTAARVLKDLSEDEIARRVSAGTLQTLKGIGPKTAKVVEEAVAGETPAYLRSLEEDAGGPLTADGGEELRALLRGDCHTHSDWSDGGSPIEEMGWAAAGLGHEWTALTDHSPRLTVARGLSPERLREQLGLIETLNERWAPFRLLTGIECDILDDGTLDQEPELLERLDVVVVSVHSKLKMDAAAMTRRMVAAVSDPHADVLGHCTGRLITGRGRPESAFDAAEVFAACAEAGTAVEINSRPERLDPPKRLLREAVAAGTLFSIDTDAHAPGQLDWQILGCARAEECGVPAERVVNTWTADELLDWTREGRTPAS, from the coding sequence ATGGAACCCGTCGCGGCGCTGGACCGGATCGCCTTCCTGCTGGAGCGCTCGCTCGCGCCCACCTACCGGGTGCGGGCGTTCCGGACGGCCGCACGCGTGCTCAAGGACCTCTCCGAGGACGAGATCGCCCGGCGGGTCTCCGCGGGGACGCTCCAGACGCTGAAGGGGATCGGCCCGAAGACCGCGAAGGTGGTCGAGGAGGCGGTGGCCGGAGAGACTCCCGCCTATCTGCGCTCGCTGGAGGAGGACGCCGGGGGCCCGCTGACGGCGGACGGCGGCGAGGAGCTGCGGGCGCTGCTGCGCGGCGACTGCCACACCCACTCGGACTGGTCGGACGGCGGCAGCCCGATCGAGGAGATGGGCTGGGCCGCGGCCGGGCTGGGCCACGAGTGGACCGCGCTCACCGACCACTCCCCCCGCCTCACCGTGGCCCGCGGCCTCTCCCCCGAGCGGCTGCGCGAGCAGCTCGGCCTGATCGAGACGCTGAACGAGCGCTGGGCGCCCTTCCGGCTGCTCACCGGCATCGAGTGCGACATCCTGGACGACGGCACGCTGGACCAGGAGCCGGAGCTGCTGGAGCGGCTGGACGTCGTGGTGGTGTCGGTGCACTCCAAGCTGAAGATGGACGCGGCCGCGATGACCCGCCGGATGGTGGCCGCCGTGTCGGATCCGCACGCCGACGTGCTCGGCCACTGCACCGGCCGGCTGATCACCGGGCGCGGCCGCCCCGAGTCCGCCTTCGACGCCGCCGAGGTGTTCGCCGCGTGCGCCGAGGCGGGCACCGCCGTCGAGATCAACAGCCGCCCGGAGCGGCTGGACCCCCCGAAACGGCTCCTGCGTGAGGCCGTGGCGGCCGGGACGCTGTTCTCGATCGACACCGACGCGCACGCGCCGGGCCAACTGGACTGGCAGATCCTGGGCTGCGCCCGTGCCGAGGAGTGCGGAGTGCCCGCGGAGCGGGTGGTGAACACGTGGACGGCGGACGAGCTGCTGGACTGGACCCGCGAGGGGCGGACACCGGCGTCCTGA
- a CDS encoding anti-sigma factor antagonist (This anti-anti-sigma factor, or anti-sigma factor antagonist, belongs to a family that includes characterized members SpoIIAA, RsbV, RsfA, and RsfB.), producing MREEPTPATRHLRVREDRGHTVLELRGEIDIASAAEISPLLDRLTGRERARLVLDLRPVEFFDCSGLRLVNRARRRVLERGGRLHLVCVHPLTLRVLSTTGLTRVLPPHPTLEAALRASDTS from the coding sequence GTGCGGGAGGAACCGACCCCGGCCACCCGGCATCTGCGCGTGCGCGAGGACCGCGGCCACACCGTGCTGGAGTTACGGGGTGAGATCGACATCGCCTCGGCGGCGGAGATCTCGCCCCTGCTGGACCGGCTCACCGGCCGCGAGCGCGCCCGCCTCGTCCTGGATCTGCGCCCGGTGGAGTTCTTCGACTGCTCGGGGCTGCGCCTGGTGAACCGGGCACGGCGCCGCGTCCTGGAACGCGGCGGCCGTCTTCACCTGGTCTGCGTCCACCCGTTGACCCTCCGCGTCCTCAGCACCACAGGACTGACCCGCGTCCTGCCCCCGCACCCGACGCTGGAGGCGGCCCTGCGGGCGTCGGACACTTCCTAG
- a CDS encoding nitroreductase family deazaflavin-dependent oxidoreductase, with product MPLEGEYEPSPEQWVRDQVELYEGSGGREGTTLRDTGLPVIILTTRGNRSGKIRKTPLMRVEHDGKYAAIASVGGAPKHPVWYFNVKADPEVELQDGPDKREMRAREVEGDEKAKWWERAVAAYPPYAEYQEKTDREIPVFVLEPADAG from the coding sequence ATGCCTCTCGAGGGCGAGTACGAACCGAGCCCGGAGCAGTGGGTGCGCGATCAGGTCGAGCTGTACGAGGGTTCCGGCGGCAGGGAGGGGACGACGCTGCGCGACACGGGGCTGCCGGTGATCATCCTGACCACGCGCGGCAACCGCAGCGGCAAGATCCGCAAGACGCCACTGATGCGGGTGGAGCACGACGGGAAGTACGCGGCGATCGCGTCCGTGGGCGGCGCGCCCAAGCACCCGGTCTGGTACTTCAACGTCAAGGCCGATCCCGAGGTCGAGCTCCAGGACGGCCCGGACAAGCGGGAGATGCGGGCCCGTGAGGTCGAGGGCGACGAGAAGGCGAAGTGGTGGGAGCGGGCCGTCGCCGCCTACCCCCCGTACGCCGAGTACCAGGAGAAGACCGACCGGGAGATCCCGGTGTTCGTCCTGGAGCCGGCGGACGCGGGCTGA
- a CDS encoding DUF4230 domain-containing protein, with translation MTTSVKERTRRVPGWVKVLAGIALVLVLLFAGIRLAVLPGIKDLFGTESRDRSGPALLQSIQDMSRYDAASGNFQVVVDLEKDAKYLPDALRGSRTLYVGAGTVDAYVDLGKLGEKDVTVDEDRTSATLKLPHAQLGKPALDPDRSYAVSKQRGLLDRLGDLFSDNPNGEQAVQKLAVKHIGEAARDSELTARAETNTTGMLQGLLRSLGFKDVRVSYGS, from the coding sequence ATGACGACTTCGGTCAAGGAGCGGACGCGGCGCGTGCCCGGCTGGGTCAAGGTGCTCGCCGGCATCGCCCTGGTGCTCGTGCTGCTGTTCGCCGGGATACGGCTGGCCGTGCTGCCCGGCATCAAGGACCTGTTCGGCACCGAGTCCCGCGACCGCTCGGGCCCGGCGCTGCTCCAGTCGATCCAGGACATGAGCCGCTACGACGCCGCCTCGGGCAACTTCCAGGTCGTCGTGGACCTGGAGAAGGACGCCAAGTACCTGCCCGACGCGCTGCGCGGCTCGCGCACCCTGTACGTCGGCGCCGGAACCGTGGACGCCTACGTGGACCTCGGCAAGCTCGGCGAGAAGGACGTGACGGTCGACGAGGACCGCACCTCCGCCACCCTGAAGCTGCCGCACGCCCAGCTCGGCAAGCCCGCGCTGGACCCGGACCGCTCCTACGCCGTCTCCAAGCAGCGCGGCCTGCTCGACCGGCTCGGCGATCTGTTCTCGGACAACCCCAACGGCGAGCAGGCGGTGCAGAAACTCGCCGTCAAGCACATCGGGGAGGCCGCCCGGGACAGCGAGCTGACCGCGCGCGCCGAGACCAACACCACCGGCATGCTCCAGGGCCTGCTGCGCTCCCTCGGCTTCAAGGACGTACGCGTCTCGTACGGCTCCTGA
- a CDS encoding RICIN domain-containing protein, whose product MASPRLLRRCLLAALSAALVGSAAVGPARAETAAPTAAAATFSDSFDGPAGSAVDGSKWTLETGDNVNNHERQYYTSGTKNAALDGQGHLVITAKRENPANYQCWYGSCQYTSARLNTSGKFNAQYGHVEARMKIPRGQGMWPAFWMLGTPVNWPDSGEIDVMENVGFEPSTVHGTIHGPGYSGSGGIGAGYSLPNGQAFADAFHTYAVDWAPDSITWTVDGNVYQRRTPADLGGRTWVFNKPFFLILNLAVGGYWPGDPDGSTQFPAQLVVDSVSVTTSGGSTGGKAIRGLAGKCADVAAANSANGTPVQLYDCNGSAAQQWTVGSDGTIRALGKCLDLKDNGTADGTPLQLWDCAGSPNQKWVVSSANDIVNPQANKCLDVTGANSANGTRLQLWTCNGSAAQKWTVG is encoded by the coding sequence ATGGCATCCCCACGCCTGCTCCGCAGATGCCTCCTGGCCGCTCTCTCCGCCGCGCTGGTCGGCTCGGCGGCCGTCGGGCCCGCGAGGGCCGAGACGGCCGCCCCGACCGCCGCGGCGGCGACGTTCTCGGACTCCTTCGACGGCCCGGCGGGCTCGGCCGTCGACGGCTCCAAGTGGACGCTGGAGACCGGAGACAACGTCAACAACCACGAGCGGCAGTACTACACCTCGGGCACCAAGAACGCGGCACTGGACGGCCAGGGCCACCTGGTCATCACCGCCAAGCGCGAGAACCCGGCGAACTACCAGTGCTGGTACGGCAGTTGCCAGTACACCTCGGCCCGGCTGAACACCTCGGGCAAGTTCAACGCGCAGTACGGCCATGTCGAGGCCCGGATGAAGATCCCGCGCGGACAGGGCATGTGGCCCGCGTTCTGGATGCTGGGCACGCCGGTGAACTGGCCGGACTCGGGCGAGATCGACGTGATGGAGAACGTCGGCTTCGAGCCCTCCACCGTGCACGGCACCATCCACGGCCCCGGCTACTCCGGCTCGGGCGGCATAGGCGCGGGCTACTCGCTGCCGAACGGACAGGCGTTCGCGGACGCCTTCCACACCTACGCGGTCGACTGGGCGCCCGACTCCATCACCTGGACGGTCGACGGCAACGTCTACCAGCGGCGCACCCCGGCCGACCTGGGCGGCAGGACCTGGGTGTTCAACAAGCCGTTCTTCCTGATCCTGAACCTGGCGGTCGGCGGCTACTGGCCCGGTGACCCGGACGGCTCGACCCAGTTCCCGGCGCAGCTCGTCGTGGACTCGGTGTCGGTGACCACGAGCGGCGGCTCTACGGGAGGCAAGGCCATCCGGGGTCTGGCCGGCAAGTGCGCGGACGTGGCGGCGGCGAACTCCGCCAACGGCACCCCCGTACAGCTCTACGACTGCAACGGCTCCGCGGCCCAGCAGTGGACCGTCGGGTCGGACGGCACGATCAGGGCGCTCGGCAAGTGCCTGGACCTCAAGGACAACGGCACGGCGGACGGCACTCCCCTGCAACTGTGGGACTGCGCCGGCAGCCCCAACCAGAAGTGGGTCGTCTCCTCGGCCAACGACATCGTGAACCCGCAGGCCAACAAGTGCCTGGACGTGACGGGCGCCAACTCGGCCAACGGCACCCGGCTCCAGCTCTGGACCTGCAACGGCAGCGCCGCCCAGAAGTGGACGGTGGGCTAG
- a CDS encoding cation diffusion facilitator family transporter, translated as MSSTSQEQRPAATAGDSGGQEAAETDGHTRVTVLVALAANLVIAVAKAVGGIFAGSPALLSEAAHSVADSLNEVFLLAALSRSRRPPDARHPFGYGKERFFWSLLAAVGIFVMGGCFSFFQGFEAIRNGSEETFSGYIAGLVVLGVAFVAEGISLIRAVRQAHRQGEGVGDVQDPALRTVLAEDGTAVLGVTFAAIGMVLHMITGQALWEGCASILIGALLVYIAYRLGSDARDQLIGEAADPELTGRIRELLRAQPEIDSVEALFTMKTGVDSALVAARVDLVPGMDSEEVEEVAVRIKRSVAEMFPDAGQIFLDVTDRDHTDHDHTARAAQESPAATGERGGA; from the coding sequence GTGAGCTCTACTTCCCAGGAACAGCGGCCGGCCGCGACGGCCGGCGACAGTGGCGGCCAGGAGGCCGCCGAGACCGACGGGCACACCCGCGTCACCGTCCTCGTGGCACTCGCCGCGAATCTGGTGATCGCGGTGGCCAAGGCCGTCGGCGGGATCTTCGCGGGCTCGCCCGCCCTGCTGTCGGAGGCCGCGCACTCCGTGGCCGACAGCCTGAACGAGGTGTTCCTGCTGGCCGCCCTCAGCCGCAGCCGTCGCCCGCCGGACGCCCGCCACCCCTTCGGCTACGGCAAGGAACGGTTCTTCTGGTCCCTGCTCGCCGCCGTCGGGATCTTCGTCATGGGCGGCTGCTTCTCCTTCTTCCAGGGCTTCGAGGCGATCAGGAACGGCAGTGAGGAGACGTTCAGCGGCTACATAGCGGGCCTCGTCGTGCTCGGCGTCGCCTTCGTCGCCGAGGGGATCTCCCTGATCCGGGCGGTGCGCCAGGCGCACCGGCAGGGCGAGGGAGTCGGCGACGTCCAGGACCCCGCGCTGCGTACCGTGCTCGCCGAGGACGGCACCGCGGTGCTCGGCGTGACCTTCGCCGCCATCGGCATGGTGCTGCACATGATCACCGGGCAGGCCCTCTGGGAGGGCTGCGCGTCGATCCTGATCGGCGCCCTGCTGGTCTACATCGCCTACCGGCTCGGCAGCGACGCCCGCGACCAGCTCATCGGCGAGGCGGCCGACCCCGAGCTGACCGGGCGGATACGGGAACTGCTGCGCGCCCAGCCGGAGATCGACAGCGTGGAGGCGCTGTTCACGATGAAGACCGGTGTCGACTCCGCCCTCGTGGCCGCGCGCGTCGACCTGGTGCCGGGGATGGACAGCGAGGAGGTCGAGGAGGTCGCCGTCCGCATCAAGCGGTCCGTCGCCGAGATGTTCCCCGACGCCGGGCAGATCTTCCTCGACGTGACCGACCGGGACCACACGGACCACGACCACACCGCGCGTGCCGCACAGGAAAGCCCCGCCGCGACGGGGGAGCGCGGCGGGGCCTGA
- a CDS encoding ribose-phosphate diphosphokinase, with protein MRDIAVFSGSAHPRLAEEVCAHLGVTLSPARVSRFANDCLEVQLRANCRERDVFLIQPLVRPVQEHLVELLMMCDAARGASAARITVVMPHYSYARSDKKDTPRISLGGRLVADLLVAAGASRVLTMTLHAPQVHGFFSVPVDHLHALRELASHFRQYDLTRTTVVSPDLGNAKEAAAFARLLGARVAAGAKQRFADDRVSISSVIGDITGRDVIVLDDEIAKGSTVIELLDRLRELEPRSIRVACTHGLFASGALKRLGEQPDVLEIVCTNTVPVPEDERTDKLRVLSIAPALAEAMRRIHDGESVSALFEQPAGA; from the coding sequence GTGCGAGACATCGCCGTCTTCAGCGGCAGCGCCCACCCCCGGCTGGCCGAGGAGGTGTGCGCGCACCTGGGCGTCACCCTCAGCCCGGCACGGGTCAGCCGGTTCGCCAACGACTGCCTGGAGGTGCAGCTCCGGGCCAACTGCCGGGAGCGGGACGTGTTCCTGATCCAGCCGCTGGTCAGGCCGGTGCAGGAGCACCTGGTCGAACTGCTGATGATGTGCGACGCGGCCCGCGGCGCCTCGGCGGCCCGGATCACCGTCGTCATGCCGCACTACTCCTACGCCCGCTCCGACAAGAAGGACACGCCCCGCATCTCGCTCGGCGGCCGCCTGGTCGCCGACCTGCTGGTGGCGGCGGGGGCGAGCCGGGTGCTCACCATGACCCTGCACGCCCCGCAGGTGCACGGCTTCTTCTCGGTGCCGGTCGACCATCTGCACGCACTGCGCGAACTGGCCTCGCACTTCAGGCAGTACGACCTCACCCGCACCACGGTCGTCTCCCCCGACCTCGGCAACGCCAAGGAGGCCGCCGCCTTCGCCCGCCTGCTCGGCGCACGCGTCGCGGCCGGGGCCAAGCAGCGGTTCGCGGACGACCGGGTCAGCATCAGCTCGGTGATCGGCGACATCACCGGCCGGGACGTGATCGTGCTGGACGACGAGATCGCCAAGGGCAGCACCGTCATCGAACTCCTCGACCGGCTGCGGGAGCTGGAGCCGCGTTCGATCCGGGTCGCCTGTACCCACGGTCTGTTCGCTTCGGGCGCCCTGAAGCGGCTGGGCGAGCAGCCGGACGTACTGGAGATCGTCTGCACCAACACGGTGCCGGTCCCGGAGGACGAGCGCACCGACAAGCTCCGCGTGCTGTCCATCGCCCCTGCCCTGGCCGAGGCGATGCGGCGCATCCACGACGGGGAATCGGTCAGCGCGCTCTTCGAGCAGCCGGCGGGCGCCTGA
- a CDS encoding VanZ family protein, whose amino-acid sequence MARTALRLPTVLRTPWRRDRLEKTEPEPEPAPAPAVAERRPLPLPIRLPIMLLAFVFMVAFAIALARVTLEPSPASEALTHSNMRPGNSLKAYFDYGTVRDTLKQIGGNVLLGVPFGVLVPVLAPRARGVLQVLFLTGLVMLMVELTQGALITGRAFDIDDVILNTTGALLGWLLLGRRMGRAVHARRPKTVEE is encoded by the coding sequence ATGGCCCGTACCGCCCTACGCCTGCCGACCGTACTGCGCACCCCCTGGCGGCGCGACCGCCTGGAGAAGACCGAGCCCGAGCCCGAGCCGGCCCCGGCACCGGCGGTGGCGGAGCGCAGGCCGCTGCCGCTGCCGATCCGGCTGCCGATCATGCTGCTGGCGTTCGTGTTCATGGTGGCGTTCGCCATCGCGCTGGCCCGGGTCACCCTGGAGCCGTCGCCCGCGTCGGAGGCGCTGACGCACAGCAACATGCGTCCCGGCAACTCGCTGAAGGCGTACTTCGACTACGGGACGGTGCGCGACACCCTGAAGCAGATCGGCGGCAACGTCCTGCTGGGCGTGCCCTTCGGCGTGCTGGTCCCGGTGCTGGCGCCGCGGGCGCGGGGTGTGCTCCAAGTCCTGTTCCTCACCGGCCTGGTGATGCTGATGGTGGAGCTGACCCAGGGCGCGCTGATCACCGGACGGGCCTTCGACATCGACGACGTCATCCTCAACACCACGGGTGCGCTGCTGGGTTGGCTGCTGCTGGGGCGCCGGATGGGACGGGCGGTGCACGCGCGGCGGCCCAAGACCGTGGAGGAATGA